CCCTAAGTAGCATTATAgaagcattaaataaaataatgtacttttatgtatggtatacaacaggtgctcaataaatgttatctttctctctctagaAATGTTTTAGGCAATCAGTACCACCTGATCCCTAATAACTTTTTAagttattaactttttaataactttttaattattaactttttaagtccatttcttttttcttttactcaacaCATTTATTGACTACCAAATATGTGAGGGGACCTGTTATGGGCATAGAGaacaataaagaacaaaataagttCCTGTTCTAAAGTGCTTATAATTTAAACCAAAGATAGCAAACTATTGGCCTGGGATTGCATCTGGCCTatgatttgttttgtttggtcTGCACTTTGAGCCATTACGCAAAGATGAAAAGAGTCCATAATGTCCAGATTGCTGGCtcctcttaaaaattaaaatatctaacaACACAGGGGCCCAATTCCAACTAGATAGCAACTGGCTGGAGCTGAGCACTTCCTGACATCTTTAAACCAGGTGTATTCTGGCCAAGTGGACAGTTCTCCCACCAAACCCTATAATCTCTAACTGAAGCAGTTTCAGTTGCCATTTATCATCTCatatgctgttgttttttttttataatagggAAATATTTCTCCGTGTTCATGTCACTGTCAAAAACAGGAAAACTATGGGTGGCCTGAAACAGCaggtttcaagaaaaaaaaagcgtTTCTGCTTTGCGGGAGTGAGGACAATTGCTACAAATGTAATAGGAAAATGGTAGAGCTCAACAAGccactgcagggacttccctggtggtgcagtggttaaggatccgcctgccaatacagaggacacgggttcgagccctggtcagggaaggtctcacatgccgcagagcaactaagcctgtgctctagagtccatgagccacaactactgacgcccacaCTAGAGCCCACActcgtactccgcaacaagagaaccacaactagagaaagcccacgtgtagcaatgaagacccaacgcagccaaaaataaataatttttttaaaaaacccactgcAAAACCATGGAAATGTTTTTTTACTAGGAAAGATGCACGATAAACAAATCGATTAACTAAAAAGCAAATACAATTGTAAGAGGGTTTGTTTTTCAATGCGAATATAATGTTACATTATTCTTACAACCGGCTGCGTGTTGCCCTTTTGTTACCTGACCAGCCCGAATTGAGCCCCGAGGTCTAGTCATGCCCATCTCTATGTCGCCAGCCCTAGCACGGTGCTGGCAAAGTAGTGagcgttaaaaaaaaattttaggtaaTAGTTTTTCTTAATACCATTACTACAAAGTCGAGAGGGCTAAAAACATTAGAGGTGACCATTTGCGCCGGCAGAATTGAAAAAAGATTTCCCGCTTCGTTCCGGAAAAGGGAAGTGGGAGAATGCAGCCTCGGAGGGCCGCGCTTCCGCGAAACTAAAGCGGAAGCCAAGCGGCCGAAGCCCACAGAAAAACGCCACTCTTCGACCCGCGGTGAAGTGAACGACGGGCCCAGCCTCTCATCGGGAGGAGCCCCGCCCCACCAGCTCAGTCCACGCCTCCGTCTCCCACGCTAGCCACCAGGCTGCGACGTCGCCAGGCAGCAGCGCAGAGCACTATGGGAAAGGGACGGAAGCCCAGTGAGCCATACTTCATTTGCTAAGCAAGTTCCAGAGACGGTGGTGGCGTGAAGCAGAGAAACGAGCCTGGGAAGGGACGCCAGGTGCCGGTGAGGCCGGACGGAAACCCCTCGAGCCAAAACCACGGCAGCGTGCAAAGCTCGGAAGCACCAGCCACTGGAGGCGGAAgctgggctggaggaggaggaaggttaTGGCGCGCGGGGCACTGTGGGACACTGTGTGGGCAACGCGGGGCGCGACGGAAGCCTCGTTGGGTCAGACCGTGTCGACGCGGGAAGTCCGGACGCTGTAGCTGCCTGAAGAGGAGGTCCGAGGCCTGGGCCCCGGCCGCGGCAATGGCGGAGAGGCCCGAGGACCTAAACCTGCCCAATGCCGTCATCACCAGGATCATCAAGGAGGCGGTGAGCAGCTCCGGCTGGCGGACGGGCCAGGGGCGGACGAGCGGGCAGGGGAAAACAGGTCCTGGACCGGTAGCTTTGCTCACCCGCGcttttctcacagctcccggaCGGTGTCAGCATCTCCAAGGAGGCCCGGAGCGCCATCTCCCGCGCCGCCAGCGTCTTCGTGCTGTACGCCACATCCTGGTGAGGCGGACTGAGCTAGGCAGAGCTTAGCTGGGCATAAGGCGTAAagagaccccccccccacacacacacttgttcGGAGTTCGTGGCCTGGAGCCCGCAACCCCCAGGAATTATGTTCTACCTCAGTGGAGGGAGGTTCAGAGCCCTCGTCCAGGTCTTGCAATCtctgaaacaaaataagaaaacagtaacTTTACTTTAATCCTTTTGTACAGGTAAGGGAGGGACTTACCGTGTCACAAAAATCcgtgcatgcaggctttctcgtGCCACTTCTGGGTGCTCCTTTTCCCACCCACTCCGTACGCGGCAAGAGGGCATCTGACAGCCCTTAATCTTTCTTCTTTCAGTGCCAACAACTTCGCGATGAAAGGGAAACGCAAGACACTGAATGCCAGCGATGTGCTCTCCGCCATGGAGGAGATGGAGTTTCAGCGGTTCGTGACCCCGTTAAAAGAAGCTCTGGAAGGTAACTACCCTTTCGTTTTCTCATCCAAGTAGATGTTCATCCTGTATGATCTGCTCACCTGGCCCTAAGTCTTTATCAGCTGGGGTGCCTTTAAGTCCGGTAAGCAAAGTATTGGATGCGACTCCGATGGCAGGCACCACCGCATAACTGTTTGTGGTGCTGGGCGggttatttttccttctgtgcctcagctttTCCAATTATGCAGTGGAGTTAGCTGCTgcagtctggttcagtcttgcctCCTAACTCCCTCCCCTTCATCCTTACAGCTTACAGGAGGGAGCAAAAAGGCAAGAAGGAAGCttcagagcaaaagaagaaggacaaagacaaaaaaacagaTTCAGAAGAGCAAGACAAGAGCAGGGATGAGGACAACGATGAAGATGAGGAGAGGctggaggaagaagaacagaatgAAGAGGAGGAAGTGGACAACTGAGAGAATGGGGAGACGTAGCTCGGAAGGTACCACTCTGAAACGCCGTACACGTTTGTGTGAAGCATTTTCGTGCTGGGCAGAGTAGTCTTAGGCAGAAGATCGAAATAAAAACTGAACTATCATCAGAATTATCATCAAAACCAGCGCTTCCCAGACTCGGAGCATCTGAGTAGCGGAATCCTGTTTTGCTTAATCAGTCTCAAGGTTATGACTTTTTGGCAAGAGAGATTCTGAACAGCTAATTTAATTGGTCAATTTGATCTTTCTTGTTTACTTACACGTATAGTTAGGCGGTTGTTGATCCCcagttccctcccaccccccaaaaaagtaataataacttCTATGCTGCCGACTGTGTTCCAGATCACAGAGGCAGCCAAGGCTCAGGAAAAATTGGGGTTTGATCATGGTCAGCCTATTTGATTGTACAGTATTGGGCAATACTAGCTTATTTCAGGTGATCAGAATGGCTTAGCTTTAGGAAATTACTATAAGGGTTCGAGAGAACAATgaaatcttttctattgtttcctcaCTTGACAGTAACATTAACTGAATTTTGGTTTCTACAGACTCAGTTGGCTTGGACCCCTTCTATATTGCCTATAGGCATGTTACCTGCTTGGGTGGCTATGTTCTCGGCACATAACGCTTTTAAATCAACAGAGTAGAATTAGTCAAGTAAGGTTGCCAACTCTTGTAAAACAGATGGTTTAGTCTTAAATGCACCTCACTGCCTGCGACTGTACAGCTTCAGGATTTGTTGTCACCTCCTGGAAGGTATAAAATTCCAGGCTTTCTCTTCTTGTAGTCCATCTCCTAGACTTGTGACTTGGCTTTTCATTATTCCAATTCATGACAAGTTCCagactttatttcttctaggcaCAACTTTCTCCCTCTGTGCTTCTCACCTCCTGTCTCTGTTCTgcctctcctctgctccccaTTCCCACTTTCTCTGTCCCTCTTTTTCACACTTCTCCCAATCCAGGAACTTGGATGACCTGCTTAATATCCCAAAGTGTGGTTTCCTCTGATTCCCTAGTTCTAATctcatgtcttttaaaaatgattttgtaaaCCTCTCTGAACCATAAGGGAAATCTGATGGTGCTCAGGAATCTTAATTCCTCCCCTAAGCCATCCCCTTTAACTGCTTCTGAAGGATCTCTGTTGACCTTTCCtagttttctcctctttccatTTGGTGCTTCAAGCACTTTTTTGTTCGTCTCTAAGTTGAGTGCTTGGAGGTTGAAAGGTAGTGAAATGTAGTGTGACACTgttaatttgttaaatgaatacagTGGAAAGTTTGTTGATAAATGAGTGAAGAATATTGAGAAAATTATAATGctttgtataaataaaaattcttgttAAAAGTGATGACTCCTCTTTAATCCTT
This region of Delphinus delphis chromosome 6, mDelDel1.2, whole genome shotgun sequence genomic DNA includes:
- the POLE3 gene encoding DNA polymerase epsilon subunit 3, encoding MAERPEDLNLPNAVITRIIKEALPDGVSISKEARSAISRAASVFVLYATSCANNFAMKGKRKTLNASDVLSAMEEMEFQRFVTPLKEALEAYRREQKGKKEASEQKKKDKDKKTDSEEQDKSRDEDNDEDEERLEEEEQNEEEEVDN